Proteins encoded together in one Mus pahari chromosome 9, PAHARI_EIJ_v1.1, whole genome shotgun sequence window:
- the Pip5k1c gene encoding phosphatidylinositol 4-phosphate 5-kinase type-1 gamma isoform X3, with translation MELEVPDEAESAEAGAVTAEAAWSAESGAAAGMTQKKAGFAEAPLVTGQPGPGHGKKLGHRGVDASGETTYKKTTSSTLKGAIQLGIGYTVGNLSSKPERDVLMQDFYVVESIFFPSEGSNLTPAHHFQDFRFKTYAPVAFRYFRELFGIRPDDYLYSLCNEPLIELSNPGASGSVFYVTSDDEFIIKTVMHKEAEFLQKLLPGYYMNLNQNPRTLLPKFYGLYCVQSGGKNIRVVVMNNVLPRVVKMHLKFDLKGSTYKRRASKKEKEKSLPTYKDLDFMQDMPEGLLLDSDTFGALVKTLQRDCLVLESFKIMDYSLLLGVHNIDQQERERQAEGAQSKADEKRPVAQKALYSTAMESIQGGAARGGAIETDDTMGGIPAVNGRGERLLLHIGIIDILQSYRFIKKLEHTWKALVHDGDTVSVHRPSFYAERFFKFMSSTVFRKSSSLKSSPSKKGRGALLAVKPLGPTAAFSASQIPSEREDVQYDLRGARSYPTLEDEGRPDLLPCTPPSFEEATTASIATTLSSTSLSIPERSPSDTSEQPRYRRRTQSSGQDGRPQEEPHAEDLQKITVQVEPVCGVGVVPKEEGAGVEGPPSGASAAATVEIDAASQASEPASQASDEEDAPSTDIYF, from the exons gTATGACCCAGAAGAAGGCTGGCTTTGCGGAG GCCCCCTTGGTGACAGGGCAACCAGGCCCTGGCCATGGGAAGAAGCTGGGTCACCGAGGCGTGGATGCATCGGGAGAGACTACGTATAAGAAG ACAACCTCGTCCACCCTGAAAGGTGCCATCCAGCTGGGGATCGGGTACACGGTGGGCAACCTGAGCTCTAAGCCGGAGCGGGACGTGCTCATGCAGGACTTCTACGTGGTGGAGAGCATCTTCTTCCCCAG CGAAGGAAGCAACCTCACCCCCGCCCACCACTTCCAGGATTTCCGCTTCAAGACCTATGCACCTGTTGCCTTCCGCTACTTCCGGGAGCTCTTCGGCATCCGTCCGGATGATTACTTG TACTCGCTGTGCAATGAGCCACTCATTGAGCTCTCCAACCCCGGCGCCAGCGGCTCTGTCTTCTATGTCACCAGCGACGATGAGTTCATCATCAAGACTGTCATGCACAAGGAGGCAGAGTTCCTGCAGAAGCTGCTGCCTGGCTACTACATG AACCTCAACCAGAACCCACGGACGCTGCTGCCCAAGTTCTATGGGCTGTACTGCGTGCAGTCTGGCGGCAAGAACATCCGCGTGGTGGTCATGAACAATGTGCTGCCCCGTGTTGTCAAGATGCACCTTAAATTCGACCTCAAGGGCTCCACGTACAAGCGCAGGGCCagcaagaaggagaaggagaagagcctGCCCACCTACAAGGACCTGGACTTCATGCAGGACATGCCCGAGGGGCTGCTGCTGGACTCCGACACCTTTGGCGCCCTGGTCAAAACACTGCAACGAGACTGCCTG GTGCTGGAGAGCTTCAAGATCATGGACTACAGCCTGCTGCTGGGCGTGCATAACATCGATCAGCAGGAGCGGGAGCGCCAGGCCGAGGGTGCCCAGAGCAAGGCGGATGAGAAGCGGCCTGTGGCCCAGAAGGCTCTGTATTCCACAGCTATGGAGTCCATCCAGGGTGGAGCCGCCCGTGGGGGGGCCATTGAGACAGATGACAC GATGGGTGGGATCCCAGCAGTGAATGGGCGCGGGGAGCGACTGCTCCTCCACATCGGAATCATCGATATTCTGCAGTCCTACAG GTTCATCAAGAAGTTAGAACACACCTGGAAGGCCCTCGTCCACGATGGG GACACTGTCTCTGTCCACCGGCCCAGCTTCTATGCAGAGCGCTTCTTCAAGTTCATGAGCAGCACGGTCTTCCGGAAGAGTTCCT CCCTGAAGTCCTCTCCATCCAAGAAAGGGCGTGGTGCCCTGCTGGCGGTCAAACCCTTGGGGCCCACTGCCGCCTTCTCAGCCAGCCAGATCCCCAGTGAGAGAGAGGATGTGCAGTACGACCTGCGGGGGGCCCGCAGCTACCCCACGCTGGAGGATGAAG GCCGGCCTGACCTCCTGCCCTGCACCCCACCGTCCTTTGAGGAAGCCACCACAGCCTCTATCGCCACCACCCTGTCGTCCACCTCCCTCTCCATTCCAGAGCGGTCCCCTTCAGACACATCGGAGCAGCCCCGGTACAG GCGGCGCACGCAGTCTTCAGGCCAGGATGGCCG GCCCCAGGAGGAGCCCCATGCAGAAGACCTGCAGAAGATAACTGTGCAGGTGGAGCCGGTGTGCGGTGTGGGAGTTGTCCCCAAGGAGGAGGGTGCAGG AGTGGAGGGCCCCCCATCTGGGGCATCGgctgcagccactgtggaaatagACGCTGCCAGCCAGGCCTCGGAGCCTGCGAGCCAGGCCTCAGATGAGGAGGACGCGCCCTCTACAGACATCTATTTT TAA
- the Tbxa2r gene encoding thromboxane A2 receptor — protein MWPNGTSPGACFRPVNITLQERRAIASPWFAASFCALGLGSNLLALSVLAGARPGAGPRSSFLALLCGLVLTDFLGLLVTGAIVASQHAALLDWRATDPSCRLCYFMGVAMVFFGLCPLLLGAAMASERFVGITRPFSRPTTTSRRAWATVGLVWVAAGTLGLLPLLGLGRYSVQYPGSWCFLTLGAQRGDVAFGLIFALLGSASVGLSLLLNTVSVATLCRVYHTREATQRPRDCEVEMMVQLVGIMVVATVCWMPLLVFIMQTLLQTPPVMSLSGQLSRATEHQLLIYLRVATWNQILDPWVYILFRRSVLRRLHPRFSSQLQAVSLRRPPAQAMLSGP, from the exons ATGTGGCCCAATGGCACCTCGCCGGGAGCCTGCTTCCGCCCGGTGAACATCACACTGCAGGAGCGACGTGCCATCGCATCGCCATGGTTCGCTGCGTCCTTTTGCGCGCTGGGCCTGGGGTCCAACCTGCTAGCGCTGAGTGTGCTGGCTGGGGCGCGGCCCGGCGCGGGACCCCGCTCCTCCTTCCTCGCTCTGCTGTGCGGCCTCGTTCTCACTGACTTCCTGGGGCTGCTAGTCACCGGCGCCATCGTGGCGTCGCAGCACGCCGCCTTGTTGGACTGGCGAGCCACTGACCCCAGCTGCCGCCTGTGCTACTTCATGGGGGTAGCTATGGTGTTCTTTGGGCTGTGTCCCCTGCTCCTGGGGGCCGCCATGGCCTCTGAGCGCTTCGTGGGCATCACACGGCCCTTCTCACGACCCACGACCACATCGCGCCGTGCCTGGGCCACCGTCGGGCTAGTGTGGGTGGCGGCCGGGACGCTAGggctgctgccactgctgggGCTTGGCCGCTACAGTGTGCAGTATCCCGGCTCCTGGTGCTTCCTGACACTCGGGGCACAGCGTGGTGACGTGGCCTTCGGGCTCATATTCGCACTCCTGGGCAGCGCGTCCGTGGGGCTGTCCCTCCTGCTCAACACCGTGAGCGTGGCCACACTCTGCCGCGTCTACCACACACGCGAGGCCACGCAGCGCCCGCGGGACTGCGAGGTGGAGATGATGGTTCAGCTCGTGGGCATCATGGTGGTAGCCACGGTGTGCTGGATGCCCTTGCTG GTCTTCATCATGCAGACCTTGCTGCAGACACCGCCTGTCATGAGCCTCTCCGGACAGCTGTCTCGGGCCACAGAGCACCAACTGCTCATCTACCTGCGTGTGGCCACGTGGAACCAGATCTTGGACCCCTGGGTCTATATCCTCTTTCGCCGGTCTGTGCTCCGGCGCTTGCATCCCCGGTTCAGTTCACAGCTCCAGGCTGTGTCCTTGCGCCGGCCCCCAGCCCAGGCCATGCTCAGTGGACCCTGA
- the Cactin gene encoding cactin, translating into MRGAGRQMGRDSRSRSRSAGRRGRKQRSRSRSRSRSRSHGRSSRRRREHERRRERKRRSRGRRSDSEGERRQKSRRRSRSPRPPRWHSQNQSSCSDSGEERAQGSRARKGHRRSWSPGSSASSSDSPRRSRSPGAAALALSQQQSLQERLRLREERKQQEELLKAFETPEEKRARRLAKKEAKERKKREKMGWGEEYMGYSNTDNPFGDNNLLGTFIWNKALEKKGISHLEEKELKERNKRIREENRLELQKVKQLRLEREREKAMREQELELLQREKEAEHFQAWEEQEDSFHLRQAKLRSKIRIRDGRAKPIDLLAKYISAEDDDLAVEMHEPYTFLNGLTVADMEDLLEDIQVYMELEQGKNVDFWRDMTTITEDEIGKLRKLEASGKGPGERREGVNASVSSDVQSVFKGKTYNQLQVIFQGIEGKIRAGGPNLDMGYWESLLQQLPAHMARARLRERHQDVLRQKLFKLKQEQGVESEPLFPILKSEPTAAHSPEPEEQPPSPGTSVDPVEPVEPEGATAPGEAEGEAVLMEEDLIQQSLADYDAGRYSPRLLTAHELPLDAHVLEPHEDLQRLQLSRQQLQATGDASESAEDIFFRRAREGMGQDEAQFSVEMPLGGRAYLWADKYRPRKPRFFNRVHTGFEWNKYNQTHYDFDNPPPKIVQGYKFNIFYPDLIRKRATPEYFLEACADNRDFAILRFHAGPPYEDIAFKIVSREWEYSHRHGFRCQFANGIFQLWFHFKRYRYRR; encoded by the exons atgcgcggcGCGGGCCGCCAAATGGGTCGGGACTCTCGCTCGCGCTCACGGTCTGCGGGTCGCAGGGGTCGGAAGCAGCggagccgcagccgcagccgcagccggaGCCGCAGCCATGGGCGGAGCAGCCGAAGGCGACGGGAACACGAGCGGCGACGCGAACGCAAGCGGCGCAGCCGAGGGCGCAG GTCAGATTCGGAAGGAGAGCGGCGGCAGAAGTCTAGGAGGCGAAGCCGGAGCCCTCGACCACCCCGATGGCACTCACAGAACCAGTCCTCGTGCTCTGACTCGGGTGAGGAGCGGGCACAGGGCTCCCGGGCCCGGAAGGGTCACAGGCGCTCGTGGTCTCCAGGGTCATCAGCGTCTAGCTCGGACTCCCCAAGACGCTCCCGGAGTCCCGGGGCAGCTGCCCTGGCCCTGAGCCAGCAGCAGAGCCTGCAGGAACGGCTGCGGCTTCGTGAGGAGCGGAAGCAGCAAGAAGAGCTGCTCAAGGCCTTCGAGACGCCTGAGGAGAAGCGTGCGCGGCGACTGGCCAAGAAAGAAGCTAAGGAGCGCAAGAAGCGGGAGAAGATGGGCTGGGGGGAGGAGTACATGGGCTACAGCAACACCGACAACCCCTTTGGAGACAACAACCTGCTGGGCACCTTCATCTGGAACAAGGCCTTGGAGAAGAAGGGCATCAGCCACCtggaggagaaggagctgaaggagcgcAACAAGAGGATCCGGGAGGAGAACCGGCTGGAGCTGCAAAAG GTCAAACAGCTGCGGCTAGAGCGGGAACGGGAGAAAGCCATGCGGGAGCAGGAGCTGGAGTTGCTGCAgcgggagaaggaggcagaacaCTTTCAGGcctgggaggagcaggaggacagCTTCCACTTGCGGCAGGCCAAGCTTCG CTCCAAGATCCGAATCCGAGATGGGCGAGCCAAGCCCATCGACCTGCTGGCCAAGTACATCAGCGCAGAGGATGACGACCTGGCAGTGGAGATGCACGAACCCTACACCTTCCTCAACGGCCTCACGGTGGCAGACATGGAGGACCTGCTCGAGGACATCCAG GTGTACATGGAACTGGAGCAGGGTAAGAACGTGGACTTCTGGCGGGACATGACGACCATCACAGAGGACGAGATCGGCAAGCTCCGCAAGCTGGAGGCCTCTGGCAAGGGCCCAG GTGAGCGCCGTGAGGGAGTCAATGCCTCGGTCAGCTCCGATGTGCAGTCAGTGTTCAAGGGAAAGACGTACAACCAGCTGCAGGTCATCTTCCAGGGCATCGAGGGCAAGATCCGTGCCGGCGGCCCCAACCTGGACATGGGCTACTGGGAGAGCCTGCTGCAGCAGTTGCCTGCACACATGGCCAGGGCCAG GCTCCGTGAGCGCCACCAAGATGTTCTTAGACAGAAGCTGTTCAAGCTGAAGCAGGAGCAGGGTGTGGAGAGCGAGCCACTGTTCCCCATCCTCAAGTCGGAGCCCACGGCCGCCCACAG CCCCGAACCTGAGGAGCAGCCCCCCAGCCCCGGGACTTCAGTGGACCCAGTGGAGCCTGTGGAGCCTGAGGGGGCCACAGCAccaggagaagcagagggggagGCAGTGCTGATGGAGGAGGACCTGATCCAGCAGAGCCTGGCGGACTACGACGCTGGACGCTACAGCCCACGGCTGCTCACGGCACATGAGCTGCCTCTGGACGCTCATGTGCTGGAGCCGCATGAAGACCTGCAGCGCCTGCAGCTGTCTCGCCAGCAGCTTCAGGCTACAG GTGATGCGAGCGAGAGCGCTGAGGACATCTTCTTCCGGCGTGCGAGGGAGGGCATGGGGCAGGACGAGGCACAGTTTAGCGTGGAGATGCCACTGGGCGGCCGTGCCTACCTGTGGGCCGACAAGTACCGGCCGCGAAAGCCTCGCTTCTTCAACCGTGTGCACACGGGCTTCGAGTGGAACAAATACAACCAGACGCATTATGACTTCGACAACCCTCCGCCCAAGATCGTGCAGGGCTACAAATTCAACATCTTCTACCCGGACCTCATCCGTAAGCGTGCCACGCCTGAGTATTTCCTGGAGGCTTGTGCAGACAACCGGGACTTTGCCATTCTGCGCTTCCACGCGGGCCCGCCCTACGAGGACATCGCCTTCAAGATTGTCAGTCGTGAGTGGGAGTACTCACACCGCCATGGCTTCCGCTGCCAGTTCGCCAACGGAATCTTCCAGCTCTGGTTCCACTTCAAGCGCTACCGCTACCGCCGGTGA
- the Pip5k1c gene encoding phosphatidylinositol 4-phosphate 5-kinase type-1 gamma isoform X2, which produces MELEVPDEAESAEAGAVTAEAAWSAESGAAAGMTQKKAGFAEAPLVTGQPGPGHGKKLGHRGVDASGETTYKKTTSSTLKGAIQLGIGYTVGNLSSKPERDVLMQDFYVVESIFFPSEGSNLTPAHHFQDFRFKTYAPVAFRYFRELFGIRPDDYLYSLCNEPLIELSNPGASGSVFYVTSDDEFIIKTVMHKEAEFLQKLLPGYYMNLNQNPRTLLPKFYGLYCVQSGGKNIRVVVMNNVLPRVVKMHLKFDLKGSTYKRRASKKEKEKSLPTYKDLDFMQDMPEGLLLDSDTFGALVKTLQRDCLVLESFKIMDYSLLLGVHNIDQQERERQAEGAQSKADEKRPVAQKALYSTAMESIQGGAARGGAIETDDTMGGIPAVNGRGERLLLHIGIIDILQSYRFIKKLEHTWKALVHDGDTVSVHRPSFYAERFFKFMSSTVFRKSSSLKSSPSKKGRGALLAVKPLGPTAAFSASQIPSEREDVQYDLRGARSYPTLEDEGRPDLLPCTPPSFEEATTASIATTLSSTSLSIPERSPSDTSEQPRYRRRTQSSGQDGRPQEEPHAEDLQKITVQVEPVCGVGVVPKEEGAGVEGPPSGASAAATVEIDAASQASEPASQASDEEDAPSTDIYFPTDERSWVYSPLHYSARPASDGESDT; this is translated from the exons gTATGACCCAGAAGAAGGCTGGCTTTGCGGAG GCCCCCTTGGTGACAGGGCAACCAGGCCCTGGCCATGGGAAGAAGCTGGGTCACCGAGGCGTGGATGCATCGGGAGAGACTACGTATAAGAAG ACAACCTCGTCCACCCTGAAAGGTGCCATCCAGCTGGGGATCGGGTACACGGTGGGCAACCTGAGCTCTAAGCCGGAGCGGGACGTGCTCATGCAGGACTTCTACGTGGTGGAGAGCATCTTCTTCCCCAG CGAAGGAAGCAACCTCACCCCCGCCCACCACTTCCAGGATTTCCGCTTCAAGACCTATGCACCTGTTGCCTTCCGCTACTTCCGGGAGCTCTTCGGCATCCGTCCGGATGATTACTTG TACTCGCTGTGCAATGAGCCACTCATTGAGCTCTCCAACCCCGGCGCCAGCGGCTCTGTCTTCTATGTCACCAGCGACGATGAGTTCATCATCAAGACTGTCATGCACAAGGAGGCAGAGTTCCTGCAGAAGCTGCTGCCTGGCTACTACATG AACCTCAACCAGAACCCACGGACGCTGCTGCCCAAGTTCTATGGGCTGTACTGCGTGCAGTCTGGCGGCAAGAACATCCGCGTGGTGGTCATGAACAATGTGCTGCCCCGTGTTGTCAAGATGCACCTTAAATTCGACCTCAAGGGCTCCACGTACAAGCGCAGGGCCagcaagaaggagaaggagaagagcctGCCCACCTACAAGGACCTGGACTTCATGCAGGACATGCCCGAGGGGCTGCTGCTGGACTCCGACACCTTTGGCGCCCTGGTCAAAACACTGCAACGAGACTGCCTG GTGCTGGAGAGCTTCAAGATCATGGACTACAGCCTGCTGCTGGGCGTGCATAACATCGATCAGCAGGAGCGGGAGCGCCAGGCCGAGGGTGCCCAGAGCAAGGCGGATGAGAAGCGGCCTGTGGCCCAGAAGGCTCTGTATTCCACAGCTATGGAGTCCATCCAGGGTGGAGCCGCCCGTGGGGGGGCCATTGAGACAGATGACAC GATGGGTGGGATCCCAGCAGTGAATGGGCGCGGGGAGCGACTGCTCCTCCACATCGGAATCATCGATATTCTGCAGTCCTACAG GTTCATCAAGAAGTTAGAACACACCTGGAAGGCCCTCGTCCACGATGGG GACACTGTCTCTGTCCACCGGCCCAGCTTCTATGCAGAGCGCTTCTTCAAGTTCATGAGCAGCACGGTCTTCCGGAAGAGTTCCT CCCTGAAGTCCTCTCCATCCAAGAAAGGGCGTGGTGCCCTGCTGGCGGTCAAACCCTTGGGGCCCACTGCCGCCTTCTCAGCCAGCCAGATCCCCAGTGAGAGAGAGGATGTGCAGTACGACCTGCGGGGGGCCCGCAGCTACCCCACGCTGGAGGATGAAG GCCGGCCTGACCTCCTGCCCTGCACCCCACCGTCCTTTGAGGAAGCCACCACAGCCTCTATCGCCACCACCCTGTCGTCCACCTCCCTCTCCATTCCAGAGCGGTCCCCTTCAGACACATCGGAGCAGCCCCGGTACAG GCGGCGCACGCAGTCTTCAGGCCAGGATGGCCG GCCCCAGGAGGAGCCCCATGCAGAAGACCTGCAGAAGATAACTGTGCAGGTGGAGCCGGTGTGCGGTGTGGGAGTTGTCCCCAAGGAGGAGGGTGCAGG AGTGGAGGGCCCCCCATCTGGGGCATCGgctgcagccactgtggaaatagACGCTGCCAGCCAGGCCTCGGAGCCTGCGAGCCAGGCCTCAGATGAGGAGGACGCGCCCTCTACAGACATCTATTTT CCCACCGACGAGAGGAGCTGGGTGTACTCCCCGCTTCACTATAGCGCGCGGCCCGCCTCCGACGGCGAGAGCGACACA TAA
- the Pip5k1c gene encoding phosphatidylinositol 4-phosphate 5-kinase type-1 gamma isoform X1: MELEVPDEAESAEAGAVTAEAAWSAESGAAAGMTQKKAGFAEAPLVTGQPGPGHGKKLGHRGVDASGETTYKKTTSSTLKGAIQLGIGYTVGNLSSKPERDVLMQDFYVVESIFFPSEGSNLTPAHHFQDFRFKTYAPVAFRYFRELFGIRPDDYLYSLCNEPLIELSNPGASGSVFYVTSDDEFIIKTVMHKEAEFLQKLLPGYYMNLNQNPRTLLPKFYGLYCVQSGGKNIRVVVMNNVLPRVVKMHLKFDLKGSTYKRRASKKEKEKSLPTYKDLDFMQDMPEGLLLDSDTFGALVKTLQRDCLVLESFKIMDYSLLLGVHNIDQQERERQAEGAQSKADEKRPVAQKALYSTAMESIQGGAARGGAIETDDTMGGIPAVNGRGERLLLHIGIIDILQSYRFIKKLEHTWKALVHDGDTVSVHRPSFYAERFFKFMSSTVFRKSSSLKSSPSKKGRGALLAVKPLGPTAAFSASQIPSEREDVQYDLRGARSYPTLEDEGRPDLLPCTPPSFEEATTASIATTLSSTSLSIPERSPSDTSEQPRYRRRTQSSGQDGRPQEEPHAEDLQKITVQVEPVCGVGVVPKEEGAGVEGPPSGASAAATVEIDAASQASEPASQASDEEDAPSTDIYFFAHGRYWLFSPRRRQLRAVTPNHTGAPTDERSWVYSPLHYSARPASDGESDT, translated from the exons gTATGACCCAGAAGAAGGCTGGCTTTGCGGAG GCCCCCTTGGTGACAGGGCAACCAGGCCCTGGCCATGGGAAGAAGCTGGGTCACCGAGGCGTGGATGCATCGGGAGAGACTACGTATAAGAAG ACAACCTCGTCCACCCTGAAAGGTGCCATCCAGCTGGGGATCGGGTACACGGTGGGCAACCTGAGCTCTAAGCCGGAGCGGGACGTGCTCATGCAGGACTTCTACGTGGTGGAGAGCATCTTCTTCCCCAG CGAAGGAAGCAACCTCACCCCCGCCCACCACTTCCAGGATTTCCGCTTCAAGACCTATGCACCTGTTGCCTTCCGCTACTTCCGGGAGCTCTTCGGCATCCGTCCGGATGATTACTTG TACTCGCTGTGCAATGAGCCACTCATTGAGCTCTCCAACCCCGGCGCCAGCGGCTCTGTCTTCTATGTCACCAGCGACGATGAGTTCATCATCAAGACTGTCATGCACAAGGAGGCAGAGTTCCTGCAGAAGCTGCTGCCTGGCTACTACATG AACCTCAACCAGAACCCACGGACGCTGCTGCCCAAGTTCTATGGGCTGTACTGCGTGCAGTCTGGCGGCAAGAACATCCGCGTGGTGGTCATGAACAATGTGCTGCCCCGTGTTGTCAAGATGCACCTTAAATTCGACCTCAAGGGCTCCACGTACAAGCGCAGGGCCagcaagaaggagaaggagaagagcctGCCCACCTACAAGGACCTGGACTTCATGCAGGACATGCCCGAGGGGCTGCTGCTGGACTCCGACACCTTTGGCGCCCTGGTCAAAACACTGCAACGAGACTGCCTG GTGCTGGAGAGCTTCAAGATCATGGACTACAGCCTGCTGCTGGGCGTGCATAACATCGATCAGCAGGAGCGGGAGCGCCAGGCCGAGGGTGCCCAGAGCAAGGCGGATGAGAAGCGGCCTGTGGCCCAGAAGGCTCTGTATTCCACAGCTATGGAGTCCATCCAGGGTGGAGCCGCCCGTGGGGGGGCCATTGAGACAGATGACAC GATGGGTGGGATCCCAGCAGTGAATGGGCGCGGGGAGCGACTGCTCCTCCACATCGGAATCATCGATATTCTGCAGTCCTACAG GTTCATCAAGAAGTTAGAACACACCTGGAAGGCCCTCGTCCACGATGGG GACACTGTCTCTGTCCACCGGCCCAGCTTCTATGCAGAGCGCTTCTTCAAGTTCATGAGCAGCACGGTCTTCCGGAAGAGTTCCT CCCTGAAGTCCTCTCCATCCAAGAAAGGGCGTGGTGCCCTGCTGGCGGTCAAACCCTTGGGGCCCACTGCCGCCTTCTCAGCCAGCCAGATCCCCAGTGAGAGAGAGGATGTGCAGTACGACCTGCGGGGGGCCCGCAGCTACCCCACGCTGGAGGATGAAG GCCGGCCTGACCTCCTGCCCTGCACCCCACCGTCCTTTGAGGAAGCCACCACAGCCTCTATCGCCACCACCCTGTCGTCCACCTCCCTCTCCATTCCAGAGCGGTCCCCTTCAGACACATCGGAGCAGCCCCGGTACAG GCGGCGCACGCAGTCTTCAGGCCAGGATGGCCG GCCCCAGGAGGAGCCCCATGCAGAAGACCTGCAGAAGATAACTGTGCAGGTGGAGCCGGTGTGCGGTGTGGGAGTTGTCCCCAAGGAGGAGGGTGCAGG AGTGGAGGGCCCCCCATCTGGGGCATCGgctgcagccactgtggaaatagACGCTGCCAGCCAGGCCTCGGAGCCTGCGAGCCAGGCCTCAGATGAGGAGGACGCGCCCTCTACAGACATCTATTTT TTCGCCCATGGGAGATACTGGCTTTTCTCTCCCCGTCGTCGCCAACTGCGGGCCGTGACACCAAACCACACAGGCGCT CCCACCGACGAGAGGAGCTGGGTGTACTCCCCGCTTCACTATAGCGCGCGGCCCGCCTCCGACGGCGAGAGCGACACA TAA